A segment of the Candidatus Sumerlaea chitinivorans genome:
GTAGTTTACCCGGCGCGTCATTCGAGGTATCCACAATCGTTGGTGTCACGTCGGAATCCGCCTTGCATCAAAGCTTTAGTTAAATGTACCTATAAAGGCCTACATTGAACTATTCGGGTACTGCTGAGCCTGAACATTGGCATGGGTACAGTTGAGGATCAGATAGAGCGCCCAGTGGGGCACTTGACCCACCCAATTACAGCAGCGCATTGAATGCGTCCCTGTGAGAAGGAAAGAGGATTTGGGGAAGATGAGCATTGAACCACAAAAAGCCGAAACTTGGCTCCTTGAGAATGTCGTAACGGTGGACTTCCCAACACTGTCCGTTTCCAACGCCTCGGTGCGGATTGAGAACGGCGTGATTGCAGAAGTCGCAAATGCTGGAGGCCATGAGGATGTCCCCCGGTCTCAACGTGTGAATTGCCACGGCATGTTATTGCTGCCGGCATTGGTGGTAGGTCACACGCACCTTTACTCAGCTCTTGCCCCCGGCATGCCGCCTGCCAAACGGCAACCGGAAAACTTTGTGCAGATCCTCGAGGAAATTTGGTGGAAGCTTGATCGAGCTCTGGATGACGAGGGTGTGTACTACAGTGCTCTTGTTGGGGCCATACGGGCCGCGCAATGCGGCGTGGGAACGCTTGTTGACCACCATGCGTCTCCCAACGCAATTGCTGGCTCGCTGGATCTTGTGCGCAACGCACTAGCGCGAGTTGGGCTGAGGGGGGTGCTTTGTTACGAAGTGACCGATCGCAATGGGAAGGACGGGGCGCGAGCCGGACTGGAGGAAAATGCTCGATTCATCCGCAACTGCCCCCAGGATGGGAGGTTTTCGGGGCTCGTCGGCGCACACGCCTCCTTCACGCTGAGCGATGAGACCCTCGGTGCATTAGCTGATTTGGCGGATGAAACGCGACGTGGGGTTCATATCCACTGCGCAGAAGCAAACTCGGACAACGAGGACTCTTTGCGGCGGTGTGGTAAGCGAGTTCTCGGCCGTTTGATGGAAGCACGAATCGTACGGCCTGGGACCGTTTTGGGACATTGTACCCATCTCATGCCAGAAGAGGTCGAAGTGGCGTACGACCATGGCTGCTGGATCGCTCACAATTGTCGTTCGAACATGAACAATGCTGTGGGCTACGCACCGATCGAATCGCTGGCACGTGGTCGCCTTGCGTTAGGCACGGATGGGATTGACCACGATCTGTTCGCTGAGTCGCGAACGGCGTTTTTCCGAATGCGTGAAGCTAGAGCGCGGTTACCTTTCCACGCCCCCCTTCACTGGCTTACGGGGGCTTCGCAACTTGCCTCAGAAAACTTAGGAATCCCGCTGGGGCGCGTGGCAAAAGGTTATCCGGCAGATCTACTTCTTCTCGACTACGTGCCTGCTACGCCGCTTACGTCATCGAATTTCGCCGGACACTGGTTTTTTGCGATCAACGCTCAGCACGTGCATTCGCTAATGGTCGGGGGAAAATGGATCTTACGCAATCGCGAATTGTCGGATACTACTCTGCAAGAGGAACTCGAGCGAGCGCGCATAGTGGCCCAACGCATGTGGCAAAGATTCGAGACTCTGTAATCTCTTGCATCGTCCCCACTGCTTGATTTTCTGATTGCGGTGCTAAAACGTTTTTTTAATTTGGAATTGAAATCATTGCCCCAGAGGAGCCTCGGGACTGACGCCTTATGAACGAATGGTCACCTCCAACACCTGAGCCGGAAACTTATCGGTGCCCGAAGTGCGGATTTGCTTCCACAAATCCGGAAATCTGTGATGCTTGCGGCGCCGTCTTTGCAAAGGTCAGGGAGCGAGATGCAGCCCAAGAAACGTATGCTCCTTCATCCAGTTACACAGCCTATGAGGATCTGGGAGCAGGCGGCAGTATCTTCAGTGCGTTTTGGTTTAAGTTTCTGATTTTCCTACTTGTGATCGGTGGAGCAGCCTACCTCACGACGCAGGCTTTCGTACAAACTGCCTCTTCCCCAAACTTAAATACCCTGATTACGAAGCATCGCACGCTGATTACCAAAGCTCGCAGGGTGATTGCCCAAGAACTCGAAGCCAAAGAGTCGCTGGCTGAGCACAAGAACCTTTATAACGCAACTCTCGACTTAGCAGTTGTACTTCAGAAGCTCCCCCCTGCTCGAGGCGAAGAAGAAGCGGCGCGGCGCGAAGCTCTCATGGAGGCAAATGCTACTTTGATCGACCTTTTGCAAATGTCCCCACAAGAGTTTGAGCAGCTGTTGCTCAAAAAACAGGGAGCCGACCCATTTCTCGAGGCAGAAAAGAAACTTCAGTTCGCGGAGAATCCCTCGCTCGAAACGAAAGATGCGGATGACCGTGACGGTCGCACGAGGCCGCCACAAAAACGATAAACTTGGGAACTCGTGCCCCTCTCGTGAGAAACTGACAGGTAGCGTGCGGTCAGCTTATCGTGTGTGAACGCCGCACACGTCCTTGGGCCCGCCCCCCGGAAGCAATTGCCAACTGAGGAGGCACCTTTTTATGCGGCACCAATTCGTCAAACGGTGGCTCATACCAGTCGCATGGTTCCAGCGTGTGAACATCTCCCTCAGATGCTCGGGGAACCGCCGCATGATGAGTCACGTGCATTCAAAGATTGGACGAAAAAGCGTTCGAGTTTTTGAGCGAGGAACTCGGCGACTGGCCAGTCTTCATGGGTTGTGACCTTGAGGTTCCAGCGGCTTCCAACAACAATTTGGGGATGAATGCCCATGGCCTCAACTGCAGCAGCATCATCGGTGACTGTGCACTTTTGCTCTCGGGCATGAGCTAATGCAGCGGCCAAAAGATCGCGCCGGAATATTTGCGGCGTTTGCGCGGCCCATAGAGAGGTTCGGTCCACAGTCGCCTCAACTGCTTCCCCGGTTACTCTCTTGAGTGTATCGGTAACCGGGACAGCAAAGAGCGCAGCACCCGTAGCAAACGCGGCCTGCAGAAGTTCATCGAAATTCTGTGGCGGGAAGGGGCGCGCGGCATCGTGAATCCCTACCAACGGGCAGTCACTGCTGAGCGCATGGACCCCGATTTCTACAGAATCCTGGCGGAGCTCTCCGCCGCGAACGCATGACCGAACTTTGCTCAGTCGCAGTTGAGCCGTTTCTTCGGCTACGCGCCGCTCATATCCCGCTGGTACGACCACAACAATTTCACGTACTGCTGGGAGCGCCTGAAAGTAGTGAAGAGACCACAAATATAGCGGCATTCCACAAAGGGGGAGAAATTGCTTTGGGATCACAGAACCCATTCTTTGGCCTTGTCCAGCGGCCACAAGGACAATTCCACACTCAACGTTCATGGTGCTTAGTTCGAATGACTCGTTCGAAGACTTTCAACAACTTCTCGGCCGCTGATCTCCATGTGTACTCCGCTGCCCGCCGACGTCCTGTTTCTCTGAGCTCTTTCAAACGCGCTTGGTCGCGCATCAGCTCAGCTAATCGAGCCGCGACGCGTTCGGCACCTTCCTCAAGTTCAAACAAAAAGGCAGCCGATCCAGCCACCTCGGGGATTGCCCCTCGCTTCGCGGCAGCGACCGGACAACCACTCGCCATCGCCTCCAACACTGGAACCCCAAAGCCCTCATCCACGGACGGAAACAAAAACAAGTCAGCCCTTCGATAAAAGTTGGCTAACTTCTCGAGAGGCTGAGGCGGCACACCAATCACGTTTTTTGGAAGATGGTCACAATTGCCAACTACAACGTAGGAGTAGGGCATCCCATGCTGCGTACGCAGGCACTCAACGACAGCTGCACCAAAGTTGAGGTTTTTGCGTGGGCTTCCGGCCCCAACGCTGAGTATGTAACGCTCGGGCAGATTTCCAACCATCTCTTCCCCAGCATTATGATCGAAAAATTCCGGTGCCACGCCGTTTGGAACAACTTCGATTGTCTTCTCCGTGGGATGCATCAACGATCGGAGTTTTGCAGCGACGTATGAGCTGTCCGCGAGAACCGCATCTGCCCACCGACAAGATCTGCGGATTACCTGACGCAAATAGGCCGCAAACAATGGCGGATACTCTCGCGGAAGCGTGAATACCGTGAGGTCATGAATTGTGACCACACGGCCAAATGACTGCAGCCCCCACGGAATCAGGAAAGCAGGTCCCCAAACAAGATCCGCTCGGATGCGTCCTGCAAAACGGGGCAACACAAGATGTTCCCACAAATCGCCAGTCGGGTGGGCTTCATAGTCCACACGCGAGTGATGGATCTGTAGGTTTGGAGCGCTCGCCTTTCCCCACAATTCTGGGTAGAGGGTGAGTACATGGAACTCCCACCCCTCGGCCAGCCGCGCAGCTTCCCTCGTAAGCGCAAGCGTATAGTGCCCCACCCCCGTCATGCCAGGGCGGACAGTCCGACCATCCACGAGAATTTGGATCTTTCGGCCCATCCCTTCCAAGATCGTGAAGGATATCGCCGGCGCAACGAAAGATTTTTAACCCACCCAAGAATTGGTAAGAGCGCGTCGCTGGGGTCGCCACACACCTTTAGAGCGGGCCGGCCGCTCATCCAAGCGAAGGCCGCATGGATACTGCCCGGAAGACTTGTGCGTTACCTCGCTTGCTAAGGGGAGCCGTGGTCTGTGCCCAACAAGCGGCTAATCATTTACCCCAAGCAACTTGCT
Coding sequences within it:
- a CDS encoding glycosyl transferase group 1; this encodes MGRKIQILVDGRTVRPGMTGVGHYTLALTREAARLAEGWEFHVLTLYPELWGKASAPNLQIHHSRVDYEAHPTGDLWEHLVLPRFAGRIRADLVWGPAFLIPWGLQSFGRVVTIHDLTVFTLPREYPPLFAAYLRQVIRRSCRWADAVLADSSYVAAKLRSLMHPTEKTIEVVPNGVAPEFFDHNAGEEMVGNLPERYILSVGAGSPRKNLNFGAAVVECLRTQHGMPYSYVVVGNCDHLPKNVIGVPPQPLEKLANFYRRADLFLFPSVDEGFGVPVLEAMASGCPVAAAKRGAIPEVAGSAAFLFELEEGAERVAARLAELMRDQARLKELRETGRRRAAEYTWRSAAEKLLKVFERVIRTKHHER
- a CDS encoding 2-C-methyl-D-erythritol 4-phosphate cytidylyltransferase, whose product is MNVECGIVLVAAGQGQRMGSVIPKQFLPLCGMPLYLWSLHYFQALPAVREIVVVVPAGYERRVAEETAQLRLSKVRSCVRGGELRQDSVEIGVHALSSDCPLVGIHDAARPFPPQNFDELLQAAFATGAALFAVPVTDTLKRVTGEAVEATVDRTSLWAAQTPQIFRRDLLAAALAHAREQKCTVTDDAAAVEAMGIHPQIVVGSRWNLKVTTHEDWPVAEFLAQKLERFFVQSLNARDSSCGGSPSI
- a CDS encoding SsnA protein, which codes for MGKMSIEPQKAETWLLENVVTVDFPTLSVSNASVRIENGVIAEVANAGGHEDVPRSQRVNCHGMLLLPALVVGHTHLYSALAPGMPPAKRQPENFVQILEEIWWKLDRALDDEGVYYSALVGAIRAAQCGVGTLVDHHASPNAIAGSLDLVRNALARVGLRGVLCYEVTDRNGKDGARAGLEENARFIRNCPQDGRFSGLVGAHASFTLSDETLGALADLADETRRGVHIHCAEANSDNEDSLRRCGKRVLGRLMEARIVRPGTVLGHCTHLMPEEVEVAYDHGCWIAHNCRSNMNNAVGYAPIESLARGRLALGTDGIDHDLFAESRTAFFRMREARARLPFHAPLHWLTGASQLASENLGIPLGRVAKGYPADLLLLDYVPATPLTSSNFAGHWFFAINAQHVHSLMVGGKWILRNRELSDTTLQEELERARIVAQRMWQRFETL